The Alosa sapidissima isolate fAloSap1 chromosome 5, fAloSap1.pri, whole genome shotgun sequence genome has a window encoding:
- the haus4 gene encoding HAUS augmin-like complex subunit 4, whose translation MASSSHPQRSEKDNSLHEKALKAFTSSDLTEDDLIQNPQFCKLLAKLSTHVDSTGLTESLRKELEKAEEELQAETKKWMRPMIIHQLLEEMVQEYIVGKHRSTAMPGNDKFYTTLEQRLLAAKCDVQLGLSEGPSSVLEISADHLNRVMPSEQDIQDMEERLPKELEKHLKRKAFSILTYIQPESEKDSDGLKLEKFNHLPELLKEEIDRIEHLREENAEMAFRLTRETHSYLNDLLEHMKLLQTLLLENRLTVQTKLDRKKLEYLEAKCQLGVQKIRVEMLDIQLDTYTASKISTHKQIREHLETELTATQKEKQAAESKLASYEMFGQEFKDLAEEYARLQVEIEAKKLAIDSLTKLEVK comes from the exons ATGGCATCGTCTTCACACCCACAGAGAAGTGAAAAAGATAATAGCCTTCATGAGAAAG CTCTGAAAGCATTCACCTCTTCTGATTTAACGGAGGACGACCTCATCCAAAATCCTCAGTTTTGCAAGCTTCTGGCCAAACTGTCAACACATGTGGACAGCACTGGGCTCACCGAGTCTCTTCGGAAAGAACTGGAAAAG GCGGAAGAGGAGCTTCAGGCTGAGACAAAAAAGTGGATGAGGCCTATGATTATTCATCAGTTACTGGAGGAGATGGTTCAGGAGTACATAGTCGGAAAACACCGATCCACAGCTATGCCAGGGAATGACAAG TTTTACACAACACTAGAGCAGCGCTTACTGGCTGCTAAATGTGACGTGCAGTTGGGTCTGAGTGAGGGCCCGTCCTCTGTCCTGGAGATCTCTGCCGACCACTTAAACAGAGTAATGCCTTCAGAGCAG GATATACAAGATATGGAAGAAAGGCTGCCAAAGGAGCTTGAGAAACATCTGAAAAGGAAGGCTTTTAGCATCCTAACCTATATCCAGCCTGAATCAG agAAGGACAGTGATGGTCTAAAGTTGGAGAAGTTCAACCATCTCCCTGAACTGCTAAAGGAAGAGATTGACAGAATTGAGCATTTACGAGAAGAAAATGCAGAGATGGCCTTCAGATTGACGCGGGAAACTCACAGTTATCTCAAT GACTTATTGGAGCACATGAAGCTTCTACAGACTTTGCTTCTGGAGAACAGATTAACAGTTCAGACAAAGTTGGACAGGAAGAAGTTGGAATACCTTGAAGCCAAATGTCAACTTGGTGTGCAGAAGATAAG GGTTGAGATGTTGGATATACAGCTGGACACGTACACAGCGAGCAAAATATCTACACATAAACAAATCAG AGAGCATCTGGAAACAGAGTTGACAGCCACTCAGAAGGAGAAGCAGGCTGCTGAGAGCAAACTGGCTTCATATGAGATGTTTGGTCAAGAGTTCAAAGACCTGGCGGAGGAATATGCTCGGCTTCAGGTTGAAATTGAAGCCAAAAAGTTGGCTATAGATTCCTTGACTAAACTAGAGGTTAAATGA
- the ndufa2 gene encoding NADH dehydrogenase [ubiquinone] 1 alpha subcomplex subunit 2, with protein sequence MAAAVVRGIGSNLARNLREIRLHLCQTSVASQGARDFVEQHYVTLKKANPDFPILVRECSGVQPRLWARYDFGKESSVALDNMNADQVAKAIETVANAKP encoded by the exons ATGGCGGCCGCCGTTGTGAGAGGAATTGGCTCTAACCTTGCAAGAAACCTTCGTGAAATTCGCTTACATTTGTGTCAGACGTCCGTGGCCAGTCAAGGAGCCAG AGATTTTGTGGAACAACACTATGTGACCCTCAAGAAGGCCAACCCTGACTTTCCCATCCTGGTCAGAGAGTGTTCGGGTGTACAGCCCAGGCTGTGGGCACGCTACG ATTTCGGGAAAGAAAGTAGTGTTGCTCTTGACAACATGAACGCTGATCAAGTGGCAAAAGCAATCGAAACAGTTGCTAATGCAAAACCGTAA
- the arsib gene encoding arylsulfatase I, translating to MAMLALTGLFLLNLLRFSCASWDWVKPNQVESESIHFQGSAAYKAKQPPHIIFILTDDQGFHDIGYHDSDIRTPTLDKLAKEGVRLENYYVQPLCTPSRSQLITGRYQIHTGLQHSIIRPRQPNCLPQHMATLPQRLQEAGYATHMVGKWHLGFYKKDCLPTRRGFHTYFGSLTGSVDYYTYSSCDGKALCGYDLHEGESVAWGQKGKYSTHLYTQRVRKILAAHDPHSQPLFLFVSLQAVHTPLKPPKEYIYPYRDMGNVARRKYAAVVSIVDEAVHNITYALRKYGYYKNSVLIFSTDNGAQPFTGGSNWPLRGRKGTYWEGGVRGLGFVHSPLLRHRRRVSKALLHITDWFPTLVGLARGNVSQDPGLDGYNIWPTISEGKESPRMEILHNIDPLNRKGRGSWRDGEQVWDAAVQAAIRVGDWKLLTGDPGHGDWVPPQVLAHFPGGWWNLERGAGHQAKSVWLYNITGDPCERHDMATQRPDVVKKLMARLAYYNRTSVPVQYPPDDPRANPDRNGGVWGPWVGDDEEVEQTFSGVYYKRGKNRKRKKCRICRLKPFFKRLNKRVLSNRM from the exons atggctatgCTGGCACTGACTGGTCTTTTTTTGCTCAATTTATTACGCTTTAGCTGCGCGTCCTGGGACTGGGTAAAGCCAAACCAGGTGGAGAGCGAATCTATCCACTTCCAGGGTTCTGCCGCATATAAAGCGAAGCAACCTCCGCACATCATTTTCATTCTAACGGATGACCAGGGATTTCACGACATAGGCTACCATGATTCGGACATCCGCACTCCAACACTGGACAAGCTTGCCAAGGAGGGAGTCAGACTGGAGAACTATTATGTGCAACCCCTTTGCACACCGTCACGCAGTCAGCTGATCACTGGCAG GTATCAGATCCACACTGGTCTCCAGCACTCCATCATCCGGCCCCGGCAGCCCAACTGCCTCCCCCAGCACATGGCCACCCTGCCCCAGCGCCTGCAGGAGGCCGGCTACGCCACCCACATGGTGGGCAAGTGGCACCTGGGCTTCTACAAGAAGGACTGTCTGCCCACGCGCCGCGGCTTCCACACCTACTTCGGCTCGCTGACCGGCAGTGTGGACTACTACACCTACAGCTCGTGCGACGGCAAGGCGCTGTGCGGCTACGACCTCCACGAGGGCGAGTCGGTGGCCTGGGGCCAGAAGGGCAAGTACTCCACGCACCTGTACACGCAGCGCGTGCGCAAGATCCTGGCGGCGCACGACCCGCACAGCCAGCCGCTCTTCCTCTTCGTGTCGCTCCAGGCGGTGCACACGCCCCTCAAGCCGCCCAAGGAGTACATCTACCCGTACCGCGACATGGGCAACGTGGCGCGGCGGAAGTACGCGGCGGTGGTGTCCATCGTGGACGAGGCGGTGCACAACATCACCTATGCCCTGCGGAAGTACGGCTACTACAAGAACAGCGTGCTCATCTTTTCCACGGACAACGGCGCGCAGCCCTTCACGGGGGGCAGCAACTGGCCCCTGCGCGGGAGGAAGGGGACCTACTGGGAGGGTGGCGTGAGGGGGTTGGGGTTCGTGCACAGCCCTTTGCTGCGACACCGGCGGAGGGTGAGCAAGGCCCTCCTGCACATCACCGACTGGTTCCCCACGCTGGTCGGTCTGGCCAGAGGAAACGTGTCTCAGGACCCTGGGCTGGACGGCTACAACATCTGGCCCACCATCAGCGAGGGCAAGGAGTCCCCGCGAATGGAGATCCTGCACAATATCGACCCGCTGAACCGCAAGGGCCGGGGCTCCTGGAGGGACGGAGAGCAGGTCTGGGATGCCGCCGTGCAGGCGGCCATCCGTGTGGGGGACTGGAAGCTGCTGACCGGCGACCCCGGCCACGGAGACTGGGTCCCGCCTCAGGTGCTGGCGCACTTCCCAGGTGGCTGGTGGAACCTGGAGCGTGGCGCCGGTCACCAGGCCAAGTCAGTCTGGCTCTACAACATCACCGGTGACCCATGCGAGCGCCACGACATGGCCACCCAGCGGCCCGACGTGGTCAAGAAGCTTATGGCGCGGCTGGCGTATTACAACCGCACCTCCGTGCCAGTGCAATACCCGCCAGACGACCCACGGGCCAACCCTGACCGGAACGGTGGGGTGTGGGGGCCCTGGGTTGGAGACGATGAGGAAGTCGAGCAAACTTTCTCGGGGGTCTACTATAAGAGGGGCAAGAATCGGAAGAGGAAGAAATGCAGGATCTGCAGGCTCAAGCCCTTCTTCAAGCGGCTGAACAAACGGGTCCTGTCCAACAGAATGTAG